One segment of Zonotrichia albicollis isolate bZonAlb1 chromosome 4, bZonAlb1.hap1, whole genome shotgun sequence DNA contains the following:
- the LMF2 gene encoding lipase maturation factor 2 isoform X2 — translation MAAMGELARPRALFLAGLAAVYIAAFGSLYVQIPGLYGREGLLPARRVLRLSGKGLWEQLRDVPTLLWLGPRLGLDTEQGMELLCLLGMLAALGALLCDSLRDCLVFALLRMFYLSLYQVGQVFLYFQWDSLLLEAGFLAVLVAPLRLLRWGSPAWRPHDAVTFWAVRWLLFRLMFASGVVKLTSRCPTWWGLTALTYHYETQCIPTPGAWLAHQLPVWFQKLSVVATYVIEVAVPVLFFAPLRRLRLFAFYCQVLLQLLIILTGNYNFFNVLTIVLAFSLLDEEHVGRWLGRPRRRQGNGWPPSLGSVLGTLLELCTYGLLLCWTVHYFGLQLDWDKKLLDSKVAFTYHEFTMWLRTVTLPLVGVASLSLSWEILVAMYRCACVRGCFWKLWATLQWAIMATATVGLFAVSLVPFTYIEHESNGKLWPGIHQMFGAVERFQVVNSYGLFRRMTGVGGRPEVILEGSYDGHSWTEIEFMYKPGNVSAAPAVVAPHQPRLDWQLWFAALGPHQSSPWFSALVLRLLQGQPDVIRLVQTDESRYPFHARPPTFLRAQLYKYWFTSPSEAGPGPAPWWRRQHVQEFFPAVSLGDPTLESLLSQHGLKDKPPLTLFTPRTSPP, via the exons atGGCCGCCATGGGGGAGCTGGCGCGGCCGCGGGCGCTGTTCCTGGCCGGGCTGGCCGCTGTCTACATCGCCGCCTTCGGCTCCCTCTACGTGCAGATCCCCG GGCTGTACGGCCGCGAGGGACTGCTGCCGGCGCGGCGGGTGCTGCGGCTGAGCgggaaggggctgtgggagcagctccGCGATGTCCCCACGCTGCTGTGGCTGGGGCCGCGCCTCGGGCTGGACACGGAGCAGGgcatggagctgctctgcctgctgggaaTGCTGGCGGCGCTCGGCGCGCTGCTCTGCGACTCGCTGCGGGACTGCCTGGTGTTCGCCCTGCTCAGGATGTTCTACCTGTCCCTGTACCAG GTGGGCCAGGTGTTCCTGTACTTCCAGTG GGACAGCCTGCTGCTGGAGGCCGGGTTCCTGGCCGTGCTGGTGGCTCCCCTGCGCCTGCTGCGCTGGGGGTCCCCGGCCTGGAGGCCCCACGACGCCGTCACCTTCTGGGCCGTGCGCTGGCTCCTCTTCCGCCTCATGTTCGCCTCGGGCGTGGTGAAGCTCACCAGCCGCTGCCCCACCTGGTGGGGGCTCACAG CTCTGACGTACCACTACGAGACGCAGTGCATCCCCACACCGGGGGCATGGCTGGCACACCAGCTGCCCGTGTGGTTCCAGAAGCTCAGCGTGGTGGCCACCTACGTCATCGAGGTGGCCGTGCCCGTGCTCTTCTTCGCGCCCCTGCGCCGCCTGCGCCTCTTCGCCTTCTACTGCCAG gtcctgctgcagctcctcatcatcctcacggGCAACTACAACTTCTTCAACGTGCTGACCATCGTGCTGGCCTTCTCCCTGCTGGACGAGGAGCACGTGGGGCGCTGGCTGGGCCGGCCCCGCCGGAGGCAGGGCAATG gctggccccccagcctgggctcagtgctgggcacgctgctggagctctgcacctacgggctcctgctctgctggaccGTGCACTACTTCGGCCTGCAGCTGGACTGGGACAAGAAACTGCTGGACTCCAAAGTGG CCTTCACCTACCACGAGTTCACCATGTGGCTGCGCACGGTGACACTGCCACTCGTGGGGGTggcctccctgtccctgtcctgggagATCCTCGTGGCCATGTACCG ctgtgcctgtgtccGGGGATGCTTCTGGAAGCTCTGGGCCACCCTGCAGTGGGCCATCATGGCCACGGCCACCGTGGGCCTGTTCGCCGTTAGCCTG gtgCCCTTCACCTACATCGAGCACGAGTCCAACGGGAAGCTGTGGCCCGGCATCCACCAGATGTTCGGGGCCGTGGAGCGATTCCAGGTGGTCAATTCCTACGGGCTCTTCCGCAGGATGACCGGCGTGGGCGGCCGGCCCGAGGTCATCCTGGAGGGCAGCTACGACGGGCACAGCTGGACG GAGATCGAGTTCATGTACAAGCCCGGGAACGTGAGCGCGGCCCCGGCCGTGGTGGCCCCGCACCAGCCCCGCCTGGACTGGCAGCTCTGGTTCGCCGCCCTCGGGCCccaccagagcagcccctggttCAGCGCCCTGGTGCTGcgcctgctgcagggacagcccgaCG tGATCCGCCTGGTGCAGACAGACGAGTCCCGGTACCCGTTCCACGCCCGCCCGCCCACCTTCCTGCGGGCCCAGCTCTACAAGTACTGGTTCACATCCCCCAGCGAGGCTGG cccggGCCCAGCTCCGTGGTGGCGGCGGCAGCACGTGCAGGAGTTCTTCCCGGCCGTGTCCCTGGGGGATCCCACGCTGGAGTCCCTGCTCAGCCAGCACGGCCTCAAG GACAAGCCCCCCTTGACCCTGTTTACCCCCAGAACAAGCCCTCCCTGA
- the MIOX gene encoding inositol oxygenase has translation MSSLQEGPDSSEEPQPGKAKSEFRNYTEGKLIDRVYNTYRLMHTHQTVEFVRRKSAQYGSCSQRRMSVMEALELLDQLVDESDPDVDFPNSFHAFQTAEGIRRAHPDKDWFHLVGLLHDLGKVLVLFGEPQWAVVGDTFPVGCKVQKSVVYGDSTFHENPDTKDPRYSTEYGMYQPGCGLDNVLMSWGHDEYMYQVMKFNKFALPKEAFYMVRFHSFYPWHAHGDYGHLCSEEDRRMLPWLRELNKFDLYTKQEELPDVQQLRAYYQGLIDKYCPGQLCW, from the exons aTGAGCAGCCTGCAGGAG GGCCCCGACTCCTCGGAGGAGCCGCAGCCCGGCAAGGCCAAGAGCGAGTTTCGCAACTACACC GAGGGGAAGCTGATCGACCGCGTGTACAACACCTACCGGCTCATGCACACGCACCAGACCGTGGAGTTCGTCCGCAGGAAG AGCGCCCAGTACGGCTCCTGCTCGCAGCGGAGGATGAGCGTGATGGAGGCGCTGGAGCTGCTGGACCAGCTCGTGGACGAGTCGGACCCCGACGTGGATTTCCCCAACTCCTTCCACGCCTTCCAGACGGCCGAGGGGATCCGCCGGGCGCACCCCGACAAAG ACTGGTTCCACCTCGTGGGGCTCCTGCACGACCTGGGCAAGGTGCTGGTGCTGTTCGGGGAGCCCCAG TGGGCCGTGGTCGGGGACACCTTCCCGGTGGGCTGCAAGGTGCAGAAGTCGGTGGTGTACGGGGACTCCACCTTCCACGAGAACCCCGACACCAAAGACCCCCGGTACAG CACCGAGTACGGGATGTACCAGCCCGGCTGTGGCCTGGACAACGTCCTCATGTCCTGGGGCCACGATG AGTACATGTACCAAGTGATGAAGTTCAACAAGTTCGCCCTGCCCAAGGAG GCCTTCTACATGGTTCGCTTCCACTCCTTCTACCCCTGGCATGCCCACGGTGACTACGGGCACCTGTGCTCGGAGGAGGATCGCCGCATGCTGCCCTGGCTCCGCGAGCTCAA CAAGTTCGACCTGTACACcaagcaggaggagctgcccgATGTGCAGCAGCTCCGCGCTTACTACCAGGGCCTCATCGACAAATACTGCCcggggcagctctgctggtga
- the LMF2 gene encoding lipase maturation factor 2 isoform X1 produces MAAMGELARPRALFLAGLAAVYIAAFGSLYVQIPGLYGREGLLPARRVLRLSGKGLWEQLRDVPTLLWLGPRLGLDTEQGMELLCLLGMLAALGALLCDSLRDCLVFALLRMFYLSLYQVGQVFLYFQWDSLLLEAGFLAVLVAPLRLLRWGSPAWRPHDAVTFWAVRWLLFRLMFASGVVKLTSRCPTWWGLTALTYHYETQCIPTPGAWLAHQLPVWFQKLSVVATYVIEVAVPVLFFAPLRRLRLFAFYCQVLLQLLIILTGNYNFFNVLTIVLAFSLLDEEHVGRWLGRPRRRQGNGWPPSLGSVLGTLLELCTYGLLLCWTVHYFGLQLDWDKKLLDSKVAFTYHEFTMWLRTVTLPLVGVASLSLSWEILVAMYRCACVRGCFWKLWATLQWAIMATATVGLFAVSLVPFTYIEHESNGKLWPGIHQMFGAVERFQVVNSYGLFRRMTGVGGRPEVILEGSYDGHSWTEIEFMYKPGNVSAAPAVVAPHQPRLDWQLWFAALGPHQSSPWFSALVLRLLQGQPDVIRLVQTDESRYPFHARPPTFLRAQLYKYWFTSPSEAGPGPAPWWRRQHVQEFFPAVSLGDPTLESLLSQHGLKDKPPARRRAEALLPRLLSSVRRLCQPVSGPALLWSLYLVAATAGLLRALARRGPPPARHKGARDRGERNGARGAEGTRTEGTRGTGTEGARPEGRQANKKKK; encoded by the exons atGGCCGCCATGGGGGAGCTGGCGCGGCCGCGGGCGCTGTTCCTGGCCGGGCTGGCCGCTGTCTACATCGCCGCCTTCGGCTCCCTCTACGTGCAGATCCCCG GGCTGTACGGCCGCGAGGGACTGCTGCCGGCGCGGCGGGTGCTGCGGCTGAGCgggaaggggctgtgggagcagctccGCGATGTCCCCACGCTGCTGTGGCTGGGGCCGCGCCTCGGGCTGGACACGGAGCAGGgcatggagctgctctgcctgctgggaaTGCTGGCGGCGCTCGGCGCGCTGCTCTGCGACTCGCTGCGGGACTGCCTGGTGTTCGCCCTGCTCAGGATGTTCTACCTGTCCCTGTACCAG GTGGGCCAGGTGTTCCTGTACTTCCAGTG GGACAGCCTGCTGCTGGAGGCCGGGTTCCTGGCCGTGCTGGTGGCTCCCCTGCGCCTGCTGCGCTGGGGGTCCCCGGCCTGGAGGCCCCACGACGCCGTCACCTTCTGGGCCGTGCGCTGGCTCCTCTTCCGCCTCATGTTCGCCTCGGGCGTGGTGAAGCTCACCAGCCGCTGCCCCACCTGGTGGGGGCTCACAG CTCTGACGTACCACTACGAGACGCAGTGCATCCCCACACCGGGGGCATGGCTGGCACACCAGCTGCCCGTGTGGTTCCAGAAGCTCAGCGTGGTGGCCACCTACGTCATCGAGGTGGCCGTGCCCGTGCTCTTCTTCGCGCCCCTGCGCCGCCTGCGCCTCTTCGCCTTCTACTGCCAG gtcctgctgcagctcctcatcatcctcacggGCAACTACAACTTCTTCAACGTGCTGACCATCGTGCTGGCCTTCTCCCTGCTGGACGAGGAGCACGTGGGGCGCTGGCTGGGCCGGCCCCGCCGGAGGCAGGGCAATG gctggccccccagcctgggctcagtgctgggcacgctgctggagctctgcacctacgggctcctgctctgctggaccGTGCACTACTTCGGCCTGCAGCTGGACTGGGACAAGAAACTGCTGGACTCCAAAGTGG CCTTCACCTACCACGAGTTCACCATGTGGCTGCGCACGGTGACACTGCCACTCGTGGGGGTggcctccctgtccctgtcctgggagATCCTCGTGGCCATGTACCG ctgtgcctgtgtccGGGGATGCTTCTGGAAGCTCTGGGCCACCCTGCAGTGGGCCATCATGGCCACGGCCACCGTGGGCCTGTTCGCCGTTAGCCTG gtgCCCTTCACCTACATCGAGCACGAGTCCAACGGGAAGCTGTGGCCCGGCATCCACCAGATGTTCGGGGCCGTGGAGCGATTCCAGGTGGTCAATTCCTACGGGCTCTTCCGCAGGATGACCGGCGTGGGCGGCCGGCCCGAGGTCATCCTGGAGGGCAGCTACGACGGGCACAGCTGGACG GAGATCGAGTTCATGTACAAGCCCGGGAACGTGAGCGCGGCCCCGGCCGTGGTGGCCCCGCACCAGCCCCGCCTGGACTGGCAGCTCTGGTTCGCCGCCCTCGGGCCccaccagagcagcccctggttCAGCGCCCTGGTGCTGcgcctgctgcagggacagcccgaCG tGATCCGCCTGGTGCAGACAGACGAGTCCCGGTACCCGTTCCACGCCCGCCCGCCCACCTTCCTGCGGGCCCAGCTCTACAAGTACTGGTTCACATCCCCCAGCGAGGCTGG cccggGCCCAGCTCCGTGGTGGCGGCGGCAGCACGTGCAGGAGTTCTTCCCGGCCGTGTCCCTGGGGGATCCCACGCTGGAGTCCCTGCTCAGCCAGCACGGCCTCAAG GACAAGCCCCCCGCTCGCCGCCGGGCCGAGGCGCTGCTGCCGCGCCTGCTGAGCTCCGTGCGCCGCCTGTGCCAGCCCGTGTCAGGCCCCGCCCTGCTCTGGTCCCTCTACCTGGTGGCGGCCACGGCGGGGCTGCTGCGGGCCCTGGCCCGCCGGgggccgccccccgcccgccaCAAAGGGGCCCGGGACCGGGGGGAGCGCAACGGGGCCCGGGGGGCCGAGGGGACACgcacagaggggacacggggCACTGGCACAGAGGGGGCACGGCCCGAGGGCCGGCAGGCCAACAAGAAGAAGAAgtag